In Pseudobdellovibrio exovorus JSS, the genomic stretch AGAATCCAAAGCTTTACCTCGAGTGGCCGCTTTGATTTTTTTGATCATATCATCAGGGCCAACAAGAGATTTGTTATCAAGGTGACCGCAGCGTTTTGGGTTCATCTGGTCTTCTAAGTGGCAACCAGCTAGGCCCATTTCGATAAACTCTTGAATAGTACGAGTGACGTTCATCGGTTCGCCCCATCCTGTATCAGCATCAATAATTGCTGGTAAGGATGTCGTGCGCGCGATTTGACGTCCACGTTGCGCGACCTCGGTCAAAGTAGTTAAGCCAATGTCAGGATAACCTAGATCATTGGATAAAACTGATCCCGAGATATAAACGCCATCAAATCCTTTTTTTTCGATGAGCATACTTACTAACGGAGAGAAAGAGCCAGGAAACTGTAACAGTTTCCCAGACTTCAATGCTTCTCTGAAGTTCTTTCTTTTTTCAGCTGCAGTCAGCGTAGGAAATAACATCTTAGAAAATTCCTTTTTGATCACGTTTGTTGTTGATCAATTTGTCGATTGGAATTTGAACGTTCAATTGTTGAATTTCAGTAGCTGTTAACTCAGGTAAGCGCTCACATAAAGAGATGAAACGATTGCGTTCATCTTTTGTGATGATCTCTGAAGTTAAAGTGTCAAACTTACGGATGTAATCTGCACGTTTGAATGGTTTAGCACCAGCAGGGTGAGCATTCGCAACACCTAATTCATCAACTAGTTTTTCTCCGTTGTTGAAGATAATTTCTACACGGCCACCGAAGCGTTTTTTGTTCGGATCTTGATCGTGATACATCTCTGTCCATTTAGCGTCTTCAACAGTTCTGATTTTATTCCAAAGTCTAACTGTATCAGGGCGGTTAGCGCGCTCAGGAGCATAAGAATCAACGTGGTGCCATGTTCCGTCTTGTAGAGCGACTGCAAAGATGTACATGATCGAGTGATCTAATGTTTCGCGAGACGCTTTCGGATCCATTTTCTGAGGATCGTTTGCACCCGTACCGATAACATAGTGAGTGTGATGAGATGTATGAATCACGATTTCTTTGATATCTTCAAAGTTTGTGATCTTAGTTTTCATACGAGCAGCTAAATCGATCAAGGCTTGAGATTGGTACTCAGCAGAGTGTTCTTTTGTGTATGTTTCTAAGATAGCGCGTTTTTCTTCACCAGTTTCAGGTAAAGTAACAAGGTATTGTCCATCTTTGCCATCTAACATGTAAGCGATAACTGAATCTTCACCTTCGTAGATTGGTGATGGAGCGCCTTCGCCACGCATACAGCGGTCAGCAGCTTCAATCGCTAACTTACCAGCGTGAGCAGGTGCATAAGCTTTCCAAGATGAGATTTCGCCTTTACGAGATTGACGAGTAGTGAAAGACACGTGAACCGCTTGTTGGATCGCTTGGTAAACGATTTCAGTTGGTAAATTTAATAAAGCACCAATACCACCAGCAGATGCAGGTGCTAAGTGGGCGATATGATCTTTTTTATGTTTGTGTAAGCAAATAGCTTTAACTAGATCTACGTGTAATTCATAGCCAGCTACTGCACCACGGATAAAATCTTTACCAGTTTTACCCATTTGTTGAGCTACAGCTAATATTGGTGGGATGTTGTCGCCAGGGTGAGAGTAGTCAGCAGCTAAGAAAGTGTCGTGATAATCTAATTCACGAACTGCAGTTCCATTGGCCCATGCTGCCCATTCACAAGAAAATTTTTGATCATTCGGCATCCCGAAAACTGTAGCACCACCAGCACGCGGGTGAGCTAAAGCCATAGAACGTGCAGAAGCAACAGGGCGTCTGTTCGCAGCAGCAATGGCAACCGAAGCATTGTCGATAACGCGATTGATGACCATGTCGATAACATCATCTTTGATGGTAGCGTTGTCTGTACAGATTTCTGCCATTTTCCAAGCCAATTGATCTTGGCGGTTTAAGGTTTCTTTTGATGGGTACACACGTAGCTTGTGTTGACGCATAGAGGTTCTCCTTACCTATTTAGTATTTAATAAAATGTATAAGCCTATAGAAATTAGCTTAGAAAACGCCTACGGACAAATAAAATGCGCCGTCTGATTCGCCTGCTTTTTTATCAAGTTTGTGCCCGTATTCTAGGTTTAATGGGCCAATGGGAGTGTTATAGCGGAAGGCAATTCCTACGGCATCGCGCCATTTATTTGTAAGATTAAGTCCTTCAATACGAACCTGTCCACCATCATAAAAAACAGCTCCAGAAAGATCATATTTATGGCTTAAAGGGAAACGAATTTCAGACTTTACAAGTTCATAGCTCGAACTTGAAAGTAGACGATAAGAGGCGCCGATTTCTTGATTTGATGGAAAGAATTCAGAGGATTCAAAACCACGAATTGTTGTACGACCTCCCAGCAGGAAACCGCGTTTATCAAAAGGAACGCCTTCACCTTTTGAGTCGATATTTTTTATATAACCACCACGTAGTGATTGTACAAAAACCCAACCGTCATTATTGATCGGGAAGTAATGTGTCGTCTGTCCAATAATACGATAGAAATCATCCACATTGTTATTGCCTAAGAATTCTGTTGAATATTCCGCAGCTAGACGCGAGAAACTACCTTTTGTTGGATTGAAAAGATTGTCGCGATAATCCAAATCAATTGTTGGACCAATAGATCCAATAACCAAACTTTCACTTCTGTAATTGTATTTAATTTCATCTTCGTTGGTGATCCCGTGATCTTTATAAGTCGCCACATTGTACGCAAATATTCCAGTTACATGGGATGTGAAATCTTGTTCAATAGCAAAATTAGCAATGTGAGCTTCTGTCACTTTATTGATAGTCACGTCGGCAATTGTATTTGAACGAGTCGCACTTGTTCTAAAGCGCGCACGGCTATCAAATAGGTAAGGCCAAACAAAACCGAAGATATATTTTTGTTCTAGGTACTTTAAAAGAGCGAAATTGTAATTAAGCTCTGCACGGGCGGAAAGACCGACACCCCAGCCGAAGAAGTTTCGATAAGCAATCCCTGCGTATCCATGTAAGGTTCCGCGATTTTCATCCGTTAAACCGAAACCTAAAAGACGGACACCAGGGTCGCGTTCTACGACTTTTACAAGAACAGTCCTCTGCGAAATATCACTGTCTTTTTCTAAAGTTGTAATTTCAACGGAGTTAAAATGTCCTGTTCGTTGAAGGCGAGCGACAGATTCGTCGATATTTTGCGGTGTGAGCGTATCGCCAGCCTTAAAGTCGAGTTCAATATGAATCAATCTATCCTTTGTGCGCGTGTTTCCTTCAATCAAGATAGATTGAACTTTAACCAAAGGCCCTTCTTTAATTTTAAAGTTCAATTTGGCTTCGCTGTTGTTGTCAGAGTAGGAAATCAGCTCTGGCCCTTCATTGACTAACTCGTATTCGATATAACCTTTTTCTTGGTAATACTCTTTTAGGCGAACGATGTTGTTTTCAAGTTGAATTAAGCTCAGGTTTTGGCCTGCGTAGGTGCCAAGGATTCCTTGGACTTCTGTTTGGTACTCTTCTGACACGCCTGTGAATTGCACATCTGAGAGCTTAACTTGTTGGCCTTCATCGAGCTGTAAAAGGATAATACCATTTTGTGGTGATTCTTTTTCGGTAGAGACATAAATGCGTGATAACTTCGCATTTACATAGCCATCATTTTGTAAATAGATAAGTAAGTTTTTAGCAGCTAACTCAATATCTTCTTTAAGGTAGGTCTTGTCTTGAACTTTTTGTGAAGAGAGTTCATAGAATTTCTTTTTATAGAAATTTTCATCGCGTGAGTACTGACCTGTAATAGTGAAGTCAGCAATTTTAGTAAAGGGGCCTTCTTGTACATTTAAGAATATTTGGTTGATGTTGTCTTTTGTGATTTCCGTTGAGGTTACCTCTACATGGGGGAATCCTTCAGCAACATAAAAGGCCTTTAGGTCTTCAATGAGGTCGGGAATCATGTTGCCGTCTTTAGCAACAAAAGTATTCAATTTTAAAATATCATCCTCTAAATACGTATGCTCGAAGCGGTGCGAGTTGATGACTTCAATGTAGAAGCGCGGTGACGTTTCAAATTTATAGCTCAGGCGGGCGCTTAGCTCATCTGCTGCAAAAATAATTTGAGGGGAAGGAATTTGTGTTTGGTAATATCCCTGATTGCTGAGTAGGCCTCTTAAGCGCGTATTAATCTTACTTAAGGTCTCTTGATTGACAGTTGAACGCCAAAAATTGCGTTGTAATGACTTTTCGATTTGTCTTTGCACAACAGGGCTGTTTAAGCCCGTCAGGGTGATGTTACTCAACTGTGTTTTTTGCTTTCTGTCGACAGTGAATAGAACGGATTTAGCAATTGTCGTTTCGTGTACAATTTCTGATGATACCTGTGCAAATCGATAGCCCTGTTCACGATAGTATTGTGTGAGTTTATCCGTTCCTGCATGCAGATTCTGTTCATCTAAAATATTATTTACATTCAGACCCATGATATTTAGGGCATCAGTTTCATTTAGTCCACTCAGACCAGAGAATGAGATCTTTTGAATAGTCGGTGAGATCTCGCCGATCAGAATAACTTCTGACGAATTCGGCGATATTTTGGCAAATTTCAGTGAGTTAAAATTTAAAGTACTATCAATTTTTTTAAGAATAGAGTTCAGGGTCGATAAAGAAAGATTTTTTTCCTTTATCTCGGGTGCAACAGAAATGATCTTGTTTGTAATGTCTTCAGGCCAGTCTTTTAAATTAACTGAGTAGCGCGGTTCTGCCGCCACCGACAAACAAGAAAAAAGACAGACAAAAATGAAAAGTTTCAAAGAAGCTTTCACTACTTGAACTCCTCACGATACTCAAGGTCGACCCCTAAGATATCTTTGCTAGTTGTCGGCACATTGGTGACCTGTTCTTGCTGAATAGTATCTTTGTTTTGGTAGTTCAGTAAGAAAGATATATTCTTGTTATACTGATATTGCAGCTTAACCTCTTGATTCTGATCATTTCCCGTAAATGGTTTGGCGTAAGAGGCTGTGAGCTTATCTGAAATCTTTTTACTTACAACGACTTTAGGTACAGCGATATTCTTCGTGCTGTCTATAGAAGGGGCCAGTTGCACTGTTAGGCCCAACTTTTCTTGAATTTTCTTGTTGAGCTGTGATTGGTTACTGATAACCGCTAATACCTCTAGACCTGTTTGTGTCTGTTGGGTAGCAGAGCTAAGATTCTGATCTGTTTCAGATGTCACTCCAAGAGCTATCAGCGAGAATAAGTCGGCCTCTGACAGAGGAGGCTGACTTGTCGGCTTGATGACAAGTTTCTTCGGAGTCCCTTGCACCAGTAGGTTGATGTCATAATCAGATATCCGAGAGTTCGCAGCTATGTAGATGTCCGGATTGATTTCGCGAGTCTGATGAAATTGAATAGTCGCAATTTGTACATCAAACGGCTTATCTTTGAAAATAATTTTAGATCCTGGGCGAATATCAATTTTTCCCGCTAATATCGGAGACTCGGGACTTCCTAGAACTTTTAATTTCCCTACAGCTTCGCCTTCAAGCAAAGAGTTGCGAATAAAAATACCGCGCGAGATGTCCACGTTGACATCTAAAGCCAAAGAAGGAATGGATTGCTCTGCACGTTGAGGAGGAAGAAGAGAGCTAGCCTGTAAAGTCGTCGCTTGGCTTGCATCCTGTTCAAAGTTGGTTTCGACCAGGCCATGAGACACGACATAGTCCAC encodes the following:
- the prpB gene encoding methylisocitrate lyase, whose protein sequence is MLFPTLTAAEKRKNFREALKSGKLLQFPGSFSPLVSMLIEKKGFDGVYISGSVLSNDLGYPDIGLTTLTEVAQRGRQIARTTSLPAIIDADTGWGEPMNVTRTIQEFIEMGLAGCHLEDQMNPKRCGHLDNKSLVGPDDMIKKIKAATRGKALDSNFLIIARTDARASEGLEKAIERAKAYVDAGAEMIFPEALQDEKEFEAMRKAVSVPLLANMTEFGKGKLYTKTELENLGYNMVIYPVTTLRLAMGSAEKGLDIIKSTGSQAEALPLMQTRQQLYDLTSYEDYNQFDQSIFNFKLK
- a CDS encoding MmgE/PrpD family protein, whose translation is MRQHKLRVYPSKETLNRQDQLAWKMAEICTDNATIKDDVIDMVINRVIDNASVAIAAANRRPVASARSMALAHPRAGGATVFGMPNDQKFSCEWAAWANGTAVRELDYHDTFLAADYSHPGDNIPPILAVAQQMGKTGKDFIRGAVAGYELHVDLVKAICLHKHKKDHIAHLAPASAGGIGALLNLPTEIVYQAIQQAVHVSFTTRQSRKGEISSWKAYAPAHAGKLAIEAADRCMRGEGAPSPIYEGEDSVIAYMLDGKDGQYLVTLPETGEEKRAILETYTKEHSAEYQSQALIDLAARMKTKITNFEDIKEIVIHTSHHTHYVIGTGANDPQKMDPKASRETLDHSIMYIFAVALQDGTWHHVDSYAPERANRPDTVRLWNKIRTVEDAKWTEMYHDQDPNKKRFGGRVEIIFNNGEKLVDELGVANAHPAGAKPFKRADYIRKFDTLTSEIITKDERNRFISLCERLPELTATEIQQLNVQIPIDKLINNKRDQKGIF
- a CDS encoding outer membrane protein assembly factor, whose amino-acid sequence is MKASLKLFIFVCLFSCLSVAAEPRYSVNLKDWPEDITNKIISVAPEIKEKNLSLSTLNSILKKIDSTLNFNSLKFAKISPNSSEVILIGEISPTIQKISFSGLSGLNETDALNIMGLNVNNILDEQNLHAGTDKLTQYYREQGYRFAQVSSEIVHETTIAKSVLFTVDRKQKTQLSNITLTGLNSPVVQRQIEKSLQRNFWRSTVNQETLSKINTRLRGLLSNQGYYQTQIPSPQIIFAADELSARLSYKFETSPRFYIEVINSHRFEHTYLEDDILKLNTFVAKDGNMIPDLIEDLKAFYVAEGFPHVEVTSTEITKDNINQIFLNVQEGPFTKIADFTITGQYSRDENFYKKKFYELSSQKVQDKTYLKEDIELAAKNLLIYLQNDGYVNAKLSRIYVSTEKESPQNGIILLQLDEGQQVKLSDVQFTGVSEEYQTEVQGILGTYAGQNLSLIQLENNIVRLKEYYQEKGYIEYELVNEGPELISYSDNNSEAKLNFKIKEGPLVKVQSILIEGNTRTKDRLIHIELDFKAGDTLTPQNIDESVARLQRTGHFNSVEITTLEKDSDISQRTVLVKVVERDPGVRLLGFGLTDENRGTLHGYAGIAYRNFFGWGVGLSARAELNYNFALLKYLEQKYIFGFVWPYLFDSRARFRTSATRSNTIADVTINKVTEAHIANFAIEQDFTSHVTGIFAYNVATYKDHGITNEDEIKYNYRSESLVIGSIGPTIDLDYRDNLFNPTKGSFSRLAAEYSTEFLGNNNVDDFYRIIGQTTHYFPINNDGWVFVQSLRGGYIKNIDSKGEGVPFDKRGFLLGGRTTIRGFESSEFFPSNQEIGASYRLLSSSSYELVKSEIRFPLSHKYDLSGAVFYDGGQVRIEGLNLTNKWRDAVGIAFRYNTPIGPLNLEYGHKLDKKAGESDGAFYLSVGVF